A genomic segment from Polyangium mundeleinium encodes:
- a CDS encoding DNA-methyltransferase, which yields MMALRLVELRRVLKPTGSLHLHCDPTASHYLKVLLDALFGPACFRNEVIWRYRRWPTVARQFQKMHDVLLFYSKGAEGEQKFNTLYGYELLAASTLKTFGTKKQRADFSSGHRTPSVVEEETVGPLLSDVWEVGVIAPIGKERLGYPTQKPEALLERVIRASSDEGDVVLDPFCGCGTAAAVAHRLGRRWIGIDITHLAIGLVKHRLLAAFGAGAEFDVVGEPNTVEDARQLVGDNPHQFEWWILGRVGARPAEKKLGPDNGIDGRLFFHDEPGRGGRTKQIVISVKAGKVMPVHVHELRGVLEREQVEIGALLTMYPPTREMEKEAATAGFYDSPWGDIRGFRF from the coding sequence ATGATGGCGCTCCGGCTCGTCGAGCTGCGCCGGGTGCTCAAGCCGACCGGATCCCTGCACCTCCACTGCGACCCGACGGCGAGCCACTACCTCAAGGTGCTGCTCGACGCGCTCTTCGGCCCCGCGTGCTTCCGGAACGAGGTCATCTGGCGATACCGGCGATGGCCGACCGTCGCCCGCCAGTTCCAGAAGATGCACGATGTGCTCCTCTTCTACAGCAAGGGCGCCGAGGGCGAGCAGAAGTTCAACACGCTGTACGGCTACGAGCTTCTGGCCGCTTCGACCCTGAAGACGTTCGGCACGAAGAAGCAACGGGCGGACTTCTCCTCGGGGCACCGCACGCCGAGTGTCGTCGAGGAGGAAACGGTAGGGCCGCTGCTGTCGGACGTCTGGGAGGTCGGCGTCATCGCGCCGATCGGCAAGGAGCGGCTTGGTTACCCGACCCAAAAGCCCGAGGCGCTCCTCGAGCGTGTAATCCGCGCGAGCAGCGACGAGGGGGACGTCGTGCTCGACCCGTTCTGCGGATGCGGTACGGCCGCGGCTGTCGCCCACAGGCTTGGCCGCCGCTGGATCGGGATCGACATCACGCACCTCGCGATCGGCCTCGTGAAGCACCGGCTGCTGGCGGCGTTCGGAGCCGGTGCGGAGTTCGACGTGGTCGGCGAGCCTAATACGGTCGAAGACGCGCGGCAGCTCGTGGGCGACAACCCGCACCAGTTCGAGTGGTGGATCCTCGGGCGTGTCGGCGCGCGCCCGGCCGAGAAGAAGCTCGGGCCCGATAACGGGATCGACGGACGGCTCTTCTTTCATGACGAACCGGGGCGCGGAGGCCGGACGAAGCAGATCGTCATCTCGGTGAAAGCCGGTAAGGTCATGCCCGTGCACGTGCACGAGCTGCGCGGAGTGCTGGAGCGTGAGCAGGTAGAGATCGGCGCGCTGCTCACGATGTATCCGCCAACGCGCGAGATGGAGAAGGAAGCTGCGACCGCTGGATTCTACGACTCGCCATGGGGCGACATCCGCGGATTCAGATTCTGA